In the genome of Arachis hypogaea cultivar Tifrunner chromosome 9, arahy.Tifrunner.gnm2.J5K5, whole genome shotgun sequence, the window atttttacagaAAACGGAATAAAACAAATTTTCCATTTTGATTccagtaaaattaaattaattacttgaaAGGAAATGGGTATTCAATTTCTATAATGAAATGACCATTCCCTGTAATTATTGCTTATTCCAATTCTCATTCTGTTCCTATGGTATTCCTTTTTCTCTTACCAAATGGGGAATTAATTAAGATATCTAATATTAGTGCTCAAAACTGTGTCAAAATCGTATTCCCAGAATATCATGTACAAGGAGATTTTACTTCATAGTAAGGCAGGAAGGCTATAATGTGATGaaactatatattatatacatttcACAATTAACCATTTTTACACGTCAAGTTTTTCTTCACAAACTGGCCATAATGCGTTCCAGTTACAGAGCATCATTCAACAATCTCCTAGCTTCTTTCCCTTGCCAAGATTTGACATCTTGTTCTTGCATGTCACAAAAGATATAATCTATaacaaaaattcaattttgatGCTATGTcaggataaattaattttatacatgTATCTAATCACATAATGTCATGTCaacaaaaataactactttttacatTAACTGCATGAATAGTATTTGAAAAAACCGATGTAATTAAACGACTGTGTAAAATGTTTTTTactgtatcaaaattaaatttataataataaataaacatgtaaaaatacaaaagaaataaacaaaaaatagatTCCCAGATAGCAATGAAGAAAATGGAGACAATGTCATATCATATCTGTCGCTACTTTTCTGTTGATGCTTCTAGCAAGTTAAGAGCCACTTGTAAAAAGGGTAAGGTGTTAATGGTTCTAAGATATGTACAGGTTTTTTGGGCTATGCATAAATGCATTTATATAGAAAAGAGATAATTCTGTTGTCAAATATGTGAATGATGCATATAAATCAAACGTGTTATTTAGCACTTACTCCACCTGAAGAAAATACAATTCTGGCAAGGGAAAGTGAAGAGAATAAACgattaaaatatggcaaatgGAATGAAAAAGTTTTAGATGGGATAAGTATGATTTGTTCCAAATTTCGTTAGGCTGAGATCAATCAATGACGATTAACGAATATCACATGGTTTTTGGTGTTGGTCCAGCAAGATCACACGTAAATTTCCACcatgaaaaatgaaataaataacaaACTAAATAGTGGAGTTTGAAATTTTGACTATGGAGTGTTTGATGTGATGAAGAATATATATTATGTTTGTTCCTCTCTTCTTGGAGGTTATTAACTCCCTATGGCCTATATATTGAAGAAAACCATAGCATCTTTCAAAGCTCAACAAACAATAAAGTCCTAAGTAATAAGCAAAGAAAAATATTGTTAAGATGTTGATGCATTGCAGGGGTTTGTTTAAGCCAGTTATTATCTTGATTATTGTTAACTTAGCTATGGCTATTGTAAATTTACTTATGAAGAAGGTTCTTAATGGAGGAATGGACAACATGTCCATTGTAACATATAGACAAGCAGTTTCATTTATCTTCATGGCACCTATTGCCTGCTTGTATGAAAGGTTAGAATCACTTCCATCTTTTCACTTCTTTCTGCTTATTCTTAACCCTCATCCCCTGCCTCCATGTGTCTTTGATGAATAATATACTTGCCCTCACTGGTTTTGAACCTAGCATGTATAAAAGTtagtaacatttttctttgtttctacTACAGAGAATTGTATTTAAGATTAGACTTAGTTTTTCTGCTGTTTACAGGAAACACAAATTGGAGGCTCACATAATATGTCTCCTTTTCCTCAGCTCTCTTGTCGGGTATGTAGTCGAAAAAAGTTGTGTATTCATTTTGCCTCGTATACTGAAATAACAAATATCTCTCCATCAATAGACGAGATTTGGAATCCATTCAATATGACACCCCATCTAATGATGGAGAAGCATGTGTTATCTTAGTGTACAAAACAAAGTGAGTAAAAATATCATAACTCTAAGTGAAAAGAGCCAAAGATGCATGCTTCTAGTTGTCATTAACATATAAATATCCACTCAAgtttatgatttaattttttatatctataagtttacataattttaaaattttgtcaaTGCTTTCCAGAGTAACACTCACCCAATACATATTTCTTCTTGGACTTGAATACACGTCTGCAACGTTCTCATGTGCATTCCTCAATGCTGTGCCAGTATTCACCTTCATCGTGGCACTGCCATTTGGGTAAGTCAAACAAAATGATACCAACTTAGTATATGTTAGCTAATGACGGAAAAAAGAAACATTTAAATTAGATAGTCTTTGAATTTCAAATAATTCTAACCATcttcgaaaatatttttctagGATAGAGAAGGTAAACATCACAAGCAAGAGTGGGAAAGCCAAAATCTTAGGGACTGTTGTGTGCATTGGTGGAACTTTGGTATTGATCCTCTATAAAGGAATGcccttaatcaacccccaagcaCAACACACAGCAAACGAAGCATCAAGTGGTCCTCCAGCCAGAAAGTTAGAAAAATGGATCATAGGTTCAATATTTCTGATTACAGGGTGCCTTCTTTGGTCTTCATGGTTTATCATACAAGCAAAGATTAGCAAAAGATATCCATGTCAATACTCTAGCACAGCTATTTTGTCCCTCTTTTCTGCCATTCAATCAGCAATATTAACATTAATCATCAAGGGAAATAATGCCTCCTGGATTCTCAAAGGAAAGCTTGAAATAATGAGTGTTATATATGCTGTAAGTATACTCTTCACAACTATACATCATCTGTGATGTATCAACACTAAATCCCTGAATAAATGCACAAACTtttgcatcaatttttttttttttttaaatgtgaacGTAGGGGTTGGTGGGATCAGGCTTGTGCTATGTGGCAATGTCATGGTGTGTCAAACAAAGGGGTCCAGTTTTTACTTCAGCATTTACCCCCCTTGTACAAATATTTGTGGCAGTACTTGATTTCTCTATATTAAAGGAAGAAATTTACCTAGGAAGGTTGATTCTTTTGTGACCCTTCTATGATTTATATCCTTATACCTTCCAATCCCCTAACATATTCCTGCCTCTTATAATCAGTGTTGTAGGATCGGCCTTGGTTATTACTGGCTTGTATATTCTTCTGTGGGGGAAAAGTAACGAGAACGCACCATGTGTCAAGGATGCACAAGCAAGCCAACAAGATGTAGAATTGCAATAGCATTGGCATCATAGAAACATCAATAAATCTGAAACTACTCCAGATACTAGATGTGGCATCTAACCTTCGGGGGGTCATGAGTTctctgtatatatataaaaaaaagcaaTTAGTTACAACATTTTACATGCACTGAAAGTTGATAAGTTCAAGAGTTGGAAGCAATGCAGAAGATAAACAAATTCAGATCAAGAAATGATATGTCAATTGTTCAAATTCAATATATTATAGCCAATGCATGTTTTGTTCTCAAAGACTTAGAATTGGATTGTGCATTCGAAGTATAAGGAGATTTCTAAACTAAGTTAAAATATGAAACTGAATTCTAGCTAATTCTTCGAAAACATTGGATTAATTCAACTGCTATGGCCAAAGTTAAAGAATTAGATTACTAAAtggttaattataaattaattataactatctTAATTAATAATGTATCAACAACTTACTTATTGCAGCCAACTTGGATTTCCAGGAACTGTCCCAAACCTGACACTATTCAGTATCCAGTCAAGAGAAAAGGAACTCATCTTTTGTTCATGGACCATTCAACACAATTTCTTGATCTTGGCAGCAGCCAAGTTTCATTTGATATACAACAAAATTCAGCATAGAATACGTTTCCTCTGAATTAGGATGTGTTTTATCATGAGCAATGAAACTATGAATGACTCCTGATATTTCAACAGAGCTAAACCCAGGCGACTTTTTTACTCCTCTTCTCTCCATGGCTTCTCTCATGCTTCTTGCATCATCCCAGCGCTTTTCAACTGCATAAGCATTGGATAAGCCAATGTATCTTCCATCATGATATGGTTCCAGCTCAATAAGCTTCCTGCCAACTATTTCTGCAAGATCAAAATCTCTATGGTTTATGCACCCACTAAGAAGGGCACCCAACACAGATGCTGTTGGCTGCATGGGCATTTGACAGATAAATTGGTATGCAGCGGCTAATTGACCAGCACGCGCCAGCACATCCACCATGCAAGCACAGTGCTCACTTGTAGGTGTCATGCCACATTTGCTAAGACTCTCGAAGAAGTACCATGCTTCTTTAACTAACCCACCATGGGCACACGCAGCCAACAAACACAGGTATGTGATCTCATCAGGAAGGACACCAACTACTTGCATATCCTTGAACAGTTTAAGAGATTCTTGGACAAACCCATGTGTGGCAAGACCTCCAATCATTGCATTCCAAATCAATACATCAGTTTTATTCTTTGAGACACCGTGGAATACAAGAAAAGCCTCGTCTATTGCCCCACATTTGGCATACATGTCCACTAGAGAAGTCCGCAAGACCAACGTCATTGGCAATCCATTGTCAACTACGTAATTGTGCATTATTCTCCCTTTTTCAAGAG includes:
- the LOC112712236 gene encoding WAT1-related protein At3g30340, yielding MLMHCRGLFKPVIILIIVNLAMAIVNLLMKKVLNGGMDNMSIVTYRQAVSFIFMAPIACLYERKHKLEAHIICLLFLSSLVGVTLTQYIFLLGLEYTSATFSCAFLNAVPVFTFIVALPFGIEKVNITSKSGKAKILGTVVCIGGTLVLILYKGMPLINPQAQHTANEASSGPPARKLEKWIIGSIFLITGCLLWSSWFIIQAKISKRYPCQYSSTAILSLFSAIQSAILTLIIKGNNASWILKGKLEIMSVIYAGLVGSGLCYVAMSWCVKQRGPVFTSAFTPLVQIFVAVLDFSILKEEIYLGSVVGSALVITGLYILLWGKSNENAPCVKDAQASQQDVELQ
- the LOC112712234 gene encoding pentatricopeptide repeat-containing protein At5g08305 isoform X2 — protein: MLGVSLSPSKIANVNQTLISLLDKCKSVLELKQLHAIVVSKGLSQDESYVSKIIFFSALSNSGDIGYSYRVFSQLCSPSILCWNTIIRGYSNSKNPNGSFSVFLKMLRLGFAPDYLTYPFLIKASARLLNLEAGVSVHSHIIKTGHESDRFIQNSLIHMYASCGNIMLAHKVFDCMESKNLVSWNSMLDGYAKCGEMILARKVFDSMSEKDVRSWSSLIDGYVKAGEYREALAVFEKMRAVGPKANEVTMVSVLCACAHLGALEKGRIMHNYVVDNGLPMTLVLRTSLVDMYAKCGAIDEAFLVFHGVSKNKTDVLIWNAMIGGLATHGFVQESLKLFKDMQVVGVLPDEITYLCLLAACAHGGLVKEAWYFFESLSKCGMTPTSEHCACMVDVLARAGQLAAAYQFICQMPMQPTASVLGALLSGCINHRDFDLAEIVGRKLIELEPYHDGRYIGLSNAYAVEKRWDDARSMREAMERRGVKKSPGFSSVEISGVIHSFIAHDKTHPNSEETYSMLNFVVYQMKLGCCQDQEIVLNGP